The Callospermophilus lateralis isolate mCalLat2 chromosome 3, mCalLat2.hap1, whole genome shotgun sequence genome has a segment encoding these proteins:
- the Gemin2 gene encoding gem-associated protein 2, whose product MAWVPLESAVEELMPRLLPVEPCDLAEGFDPSVPPRTPQEYLRRVQIEAAQCPDVVVAQIDPKKLKRKQSVNVSLSGCQPAPEGYSPTLKWQQQQVAQFSTVRQSVNKHRSHWKSQQLDSNVTMPKSEDEEGWKKFCLGERLCAEGAIGPATNESPGIDYVQIGFPPLLSIVSRMNQATVTSVLEYLSNWFGERDFTPELGRWLYALLACLEKPLLPEAHSLIRQLARRCSEVRLLVDSKDDERVPALNLLICLVSRYFDQRDLADEPS is encoded by the exons ATGGCGTGGGTACCATTGGAGTCTGCAGTGGAAGAGTTGATGCCCCGGCTATTGCCGGTGGAGCCCTGCGATTTGGCGGAAGGTTTCGACCCCTCGGTACCTCCGAGGACACCTCAGGAATACCTGAGGCGTGTTCA GATCGAAGCTGCTCAGTGTCCAGATGTTGTGGTAGCTCAAATTGACCCAAAGAAGTTGAAAAGAAAGCAAAGTGTGAATGTTTCT CTTTCAGGATGCCAACCTGCCCCTGAAGGTTATTCCCCAACACTTAAGTGGCAACAGCAACAAGTAGCACAGTTTTCAACTGTTCGACAG AGTGTGAACAAACATAGAAGTCACTGGAAATCACAACAGTTGGACAGTAATGTGACTATG CCAAAATCTGAAGATGAAGAAGGCTGGAAAAAATTTTGTCTGGGTGAAAGGTTATGTGCTGAAGGGGCTATTGGACCAGCTACAAATGAAAGTCCTGGAATTGATTATGTACAA attgGTTTTCCTCCATTGCTTAGTATTGTTAGCAGAATGAATCAG gcAACAGTAACTAGTGTCTTGGAATATCTGAGTAATTGGTTTGGAGAAAGAGACTTTACTCCAGAATTG gGAAGATGGCTTTATGCCTTGTTGGCTTGCCTTGAAAAACCTTTATTACCTGAGGCTCATTCACTGATTCGGCAGCTTGCAAGAAGGTGCTCTGAAGTGAGACTCTTAGTG GACAGTAAAGATGACGAAAGAGTTCCTGCCTTGAATTTATTAATCTGCTTGGTTAGCAG GTATTTTGACCAACGTGATTTAGCTGATGAGCCATCTTGA